The Ignavibacteriales bacterium genome includes a window with the following:
- a CDS encoding pyrimidine dimer DNA glycosylase/endonuclease V, with product MRLWTLHPCYLDAKGLVAVWREALLAQKVLQGKTKAYRHHPQLIRFQKHSRPAAVLAAYLTAILKEAKVRGYHFDGRKISRSRFYGTLVETDGQLLYEWDHLKQKLRKRDHQKYLLLKSTEIPKPHPLFRIISGPCQDWERVK from the coding sequence ATGAGATTATGGACGCTTCATCCTTGCTATCTTGATGCAAAAGGCCTTGTTGCGGTATGGCGCGAAGCGTTACTTGCACAAAAAGTCCTCCAAGGTAAAACAAAAGCGTATCGTCATCATCCACAATTGATTCGGTTCCAGAAACATTCTCGTCCGGCAGCTGTCCTCGCTGCATATCTTACAGCCATTCTAAAAGAGGCAAAAGTTCGAGGCTATCATTTCGATGGAAGGAAAATTTCAAGATCTCGCTTTTATGGAACATTAGTCGAGACCGATGGGCAGTTGCTTTATGAATGGGACCATCTGAAGCAGAAACTTCGGAAGCGGGATCATCAGAAATATCTATTACTCAAATCTACCGAAATACCGAAACCGCATCCTCTTTTTCGAATTATTTCCGGACCCTGTCAGGATTGGGAACGAGTGAAATAA
- a CDS encoding sigma-70 family RNA polymerase sigma factor codes for MSDLDREIIQQVLNGDVKAFGILVDRHKAKAMTLAVRIMKNHEDAEEALQDSFVRVYHALPSFEWKSSFSTWFYRIVYNTCATAVGKKNKIHHLSIDMEDEDGLRMEIESDELQPDIRIESNEFSQIVNEEVEKLPVVYGSTFTLFAIQDMSYEEIVQVTGLPLGTVKARLFRARAMLREAVVKRMDHVHVIKE; via the coding sequence ATGAGCGATTTGGACAGAGAGATCATTCAGCAAGTGCTTAATGGCGATGTAAAAGCATTTGGAATTCTTGTGGACAGGCACAAAGCTAAAGCCATGACATTAGCAGTTCGAATAATGAAGAATCATGAAGACGCCGAAGAAGCATTGCAGGACTCTTTTGTACGCGTGTATCATGCATTACCTTCATTTGAATGGAAATCGAGTTTCTCTACATGGTTTTATCGGATTGTTTATAATACATGTGCGACTGCAGTTGGGAAAAAAAATAAAATACATCATCTTTCTATTGATATGGAAGATGAAGATGGATTGCGGATGGAGATTGAATCGGATGAGCTACAACCTGATATAAGGATAGAGTCAAACGAATTTTCTCAAATTGTAAATGAAGAAGTGGAAAAATTACCTGTTGTCTACGGAAGCACATTTACCTTATTTGCGATTCAAGATATGAGTTACGAAGAAATCGTTCAAGTCACCGGGTTACCGCTTGGTACGGTAAAAGCAAGGCTTTTTCGAGCGCGGGCAATGCTACGAGAAGCAGTTGTGAAGCGGATGGATCACGTTCATGTGATAAAGGAATAA
- a CDS encoding DUF1059 domain-containing protein — protein MMKRMSVVLFTIVLALFIVLPVAAQDMPKKEKKTTEMKQAGPVKQIACDDACGFVVRSRNEKELVAITKQHVKTYHKMNATDAQLKAKITDVPSK, from the coding sequence ATGATGAAAAGAATGAGTGTAGTTTTGTTCACAATTGTCCTCGCACTTTTTATAGTGCTTCCAGTGGCGGCACAAGATATGCCGAAGAAAGAAAAGAAGACAACGGAAATGAAACAAGCTGGGCCTGTTAAGCAGATTGCATGTGACGATGCATGCGGTTTCGTTGTGCGGAGTCGTAATGAAAAAGAACTCGTTGCGATCACAAAACAACATGTGAAGACCTATCATAAGATGAATGCGACGGATGCACAGCTCAAAGCGAAGATTACCGACGTACCTTCAAAATAA
- the groES gene encoding co-chaperone GroES produces MLKPLADRVVVKPSKAEEMTKGGIIVPDTAKEKPVWGEVIAVGPGRISDEGKPIAMEVKVGNKVLYGKYSGTEVTIEGEELLLMRESDIFAIMPK; encoded by the coding sequence ATGCTCAAACCATTAGCGGATCGCGTTGTTGTGAAGCCGTCCAAAGCTGAAGAAATGACAAAGGGCGGTATTATCGTTCCAGATACGGCAAAAGAAAAACCCGTTTGGGGCGAAGTGATTGCTGTTGGCCCCGGTAGAATTTCCGATGAAGGAAAACCTATCGCTATGGAAGTTAAGGTCGGCAATAAGGTTCTCTACGGAAAGTATTCCGGAACCGAAGTCACAATTGAAGGTGAAGAACTTTTGCTTATGCGCGAAAGTGATATCTTTGCCATTATGCCAAAGTAA
- a CDS encoding aldehyde dehydrogenase family protein, whose amino-acid sequence MPRKKITTSINPATGEIIGKTSENTIEELEQAVARAKIAQLQWAKLSFQERAQYLFAIRDFIVENADRISNVISKNSGKTKMDALSSEVLSASMAITYYAKNAKKVLKRKRLSGGSILTINKRSYVDRVPMGVIGIISPWNYPFSIPFHEIAMALIAGNGVVLKVASHSLEVGKIIHECIQAGGLPKDIFHLINLPGKIAGDAFLNSGINKLFFTGSVSVGKYLMEKAAKHLVPLSLELGGNDAMIVCNDANVHRAAGGAIWAGLSNAGQICAGVERIYVESEVYDGFLSILKAKVSELKQGVDIDSDVDIGSMSTKQQWKKVHDLYKDAIKKGAKAYPEIQKIEKKEKGLFFPPVILENISDDMMVVNEEIFGPILTVQKVESIEEAITHANASTLGLTASVWTKNRRKGHEIASQLEVGSVMINDHLMSHGLAETPWGGWKESGIGRTHGYIGLEEMTQPRCVVDDILPGVQKNMWWHPHNKKVYEGMRGALEFLYSKNLGKRITGGLRLVKVFIRTFQK is encoded by the coding sequence ATGCCACGAAAAAAGATAACAACCTCAATCAATCCCGCAACGGGAGAGATCATCGGTAAAACATCAGAGAATACCATAGAAGAATTGGAGCAGGCTGTTGCTCGTGCAAAAATTGCCCAGCTTCAATGGGCCAAGCTCAGTTTTCAAGAGCGTGCGCAATATCTCTTTGCGATTCGCGATTTTATTGTGGAGAATGCTGATAGAATTTCTAACGTCATTTCGAAGAACTCTGGCAAAACAAAAATGGATGCGCTCAGCTCGGAAGTGCTTTCTGCTTCGATGGCAATTACGTATTACGCAAAAAATGCAAAAAAAGTACTGAAGCGGAAGAGATTAAGCGGTGGAAGCATATTGACGATTAACAAACGATCCTATGTAGACCGGGTTCCAATGGGTGTCATTGGCATCATCAGTCCGTGGAATTACCCATTTTCAATCCCATTTCATGAAATAGCTATGGCACTCATTGCAGGAAATGGCGTTGTGCTCAAAGTTGCATCGCATTCACTCGAAGTCGGCAAAATCATTCATGAATGTATTCAAGCTGGAGGATTGCCAAAGGATATCTTTCATCTTATCAATCTACCGGGGAAAATTGCAGGCGATGCATTCCTGAATTCCGGAATCAATAAGTTATTCTTTACCGGCTCTGTATCGGTCGGTAAGTATTTGATGGAAAAGGCAGCGAAGCATCTTGTTCCTCTTTCATTGGAATTGGGTGGGAATGATGCTATGATCGTCTGTAATGATGCAAATGTTCATCGTGCAGCAGGTGGAGCAATATGGGCGGGGCTTTCAAATGCAGGTCAAATCTGTGCTGGTGTCGAACGAATCTACGTGGAATCGGAAGTGTATGACGGATTCCTATCGATTTTAAAAGCGAAGGTGAGCGAATTAAAACAAGGAGTCGATATTGATTCGGATGTCGATATTGGCTCTATGTCCACAAAACAGCAGTGGAAAAAAGTACACGACCTTTATAAAGATGCAATCAAGAAAGGAGCAAAAGCGTATCCTGAAATTCAGAAGATCGAAAAGAAAGAAAAGGGATTATTTTTTCCGCCCGTGATTTTAGAAAATATTAGCGATGATATGATGGTAGTGAATGAAGAGATATTCGGTCCGATACTTACTGTACAAAAAGTTGAAAGCATAGAGGAAGCAATTACTCATGCCAATGCTTCAACGTTGGGGTTAACTGCATCAGTCTGGACGAAAAATAGACGCAAAGGACATGAAATTGCATCGCAACTCGAAGTCGGATCAGTGATGATTAATGATCATTTGATGAGTCATGGACTAGCAGAGACTCCTTGGGGCGGCTGGAAAGAATCTGGTATTGGTCGTACTCATGGCTATATCGGCTTAGAAGAAATGACGCAGCCACGTTGTGTCGTGGATGATATTCTTCCCGGTGTGCAAAAGAATATGTGGTGGCACCCCCATAATAAAAAAGTTTATGAAGGAATGAGGGGTGCATTGGAGTTTTTGTATTCCAAAAACCTTGGAAAAAGAATTACTGGTGGCCTCAGATTGGTTAAAGTATTCATCCGAACATTCCAAAAATAA
- the groL gene encoding chaperonin GroEL (60 kDa chaperone family; promotes refolding of misfolded polypeptides especially under stressful conditions; forms two stacked rings of heptamers to form a barrel-shaped 14mer; ends can be capped by GroES; misfolded proteins enter the barrel where they are refolded when GroES binds), protein MASKLINYDTEARAALKKGVDQLANAVKVTLGPKGRNVVIDKKFGAPTITKDGVTVAKEIELSDPIENMGAQMVREVASKTSDVAGDGTTTATILAQAIVREGLKNVTAGANPMDLKRGIDLAVKKVVEGLKEISKTVGDDKEKIAQVGSISANNDRAIGDLIADAMEKVGKDGVITVEEAKGTETTLEVVEGMQFDRGYLSPYFVTDADRMETVLENPYILIHDKKISAMKDLLPILEKIAQAGKSLLIISEEVEGEALATLVVNKLRGTLRICAVKAPGFGDRRKAMLEDVAVLTGGQVISEEKGFKLENATLAYLGTADRVTIDKDNTTIVQGAGKKEDIKKRINEIKQQIDKTTSDYDKEKLQERLAKLSGGVALLKIGASTEVEMKEKKARVEDALHATRAAVEEGIIPGGGVAYLRCVKKLDEVKTDNLDQKTGVNIIRRVLEEPLRQIAANAGYDGAVVVNEVKNGKDDYGFNAQTEKYENLVKSGVIDPTKVARIAIENASSVAGLLLTTEATIVEKPEKKDSMPSMPPGGMGGMGGGDMY, encoded by the coding sequence ATGGCATCGAAATTAATTAATTACGATACAGAAGCGCGCGCCGCGCTAAAGAAGGGTGTTGATCAACTCGCAAATGCAGTGAAGGTGACACTTGGACCTAAAGGGCGCAACGTTGTTATCGATAAAAAATTCGGCGCACCAACCATTACAAAAGATGGTGTCACAGTAGCAAAAGAAATTGAACTTTCTGATCCTATCGAAAACATGGGCGCACAGATGGTTCGTGAAGTTGCCTCGAAGACATCTGATGTTGCTGGTGACGGAACCACGACCGCAACGATTCTTGCACAGGCAATTGTGCGCGAAGGATTGAAGAATGTGACTGCCGGCGCAAATCCGATGGATTTGAAACGTGGAATCGATCTCGCAGTGAAGAAGGTTGTCGAAGGTCTCAAAGAAATCAGCAAAACTGTTGGTGATGATAAAGAGAAGATTGCACAAGTGGGTTCCATCTCTGCAAATAACGATCGTGCCATTGGTGATTTGATTGCCGATGCCATGGAGAAAGTTGGCAAGGATGGCGTCATCACAGTGGAAGAAGCAAAAGGTACTGAGACAACATTGGAAGTTGTAGAAGGAATGCAGTTTGATCGCGGTTATCTGTCACCATATTTTGTGACTGATGCAGATAGAATGGAAACCGTTCTTGAAAATCCATACATCCTTATTCATGACAAAAAAATCAGTGCCATGAAGGATTTGCTGCCAATACTGGAAAAAATTGCTCAAGCCGGCAAGAGTTTGCTCATCATCTCGGAAGAGGTAGAGGGCGAAGCGCTTGCTACACTTGTCGTGAACAAACTGCGAGGCACACTTCGCATTTGCGCAGTGAAAGCTCCCGGTTTCGGTGATCGTCGCAAAGCGATGCTGGAAGATGTTGCAGTGCTCACAGGCGGTCAAGTCATCTCCGAAGAGAAGGGCTTTAAGCTTGAGAATGCAACGCTTGCATATCTCGGAACTGCCGATCGCGTCACTATCGATAAAGACAACACAACGATTGTTCAAGGCGCCGGCAAGAAAGAAGATATCAAGAAACGCATCAACGAGATCAAACAGCAGATTGATAAGACCACATCCGATTACGACAAGGAAAAACTGCAAGAACGCCTTGCAAAACTTTCCGGCGGTGTTGCCTTACTGAAGATCGGTGCATCAACGGAAGTGGAAATGAAGGAAAAGAAGGCACGTGTCGAAGACGCGCTTCATGCCACACGTGCAGCGGTCGAGGAAGGTATCATCCCCGGCGGCGGCGTTGCATACCTTCGCTGTGTAAAGAAGCTTGATGAAGTGAAAACGGACAATCTCGACCAAAAAACCGGTGTGAATATTATCCGCCGCGTGTTGGAAGAGCCGCTTCGTCAGATTGCCGCTAACGCCGGTTACGACGGTGCTGTCGTTGTGAACGAAGTAAAGAATGGCAAAGACGATTACGGTTTCAATGCACAAACAGAAAAATATGAGAACCTTGTAAAGTCAGGTGTTATCGACCCGACGAAGGTTGCCCGTATTGCAATTGAAAACGCGTCCAGTGTTGCCGGCCTATTGTTGACAACAGAAGCAACCATCGTAGAGAAACCGGAGAAGAAGGATTCTATGCCTTCGATGCCTCCTGGTGGAATGGGTGGTATGGGCGGCGGGGATATGTATTAA
- a CDS encoding rhodanese-like domain-containing protein: MTESQIILYAISALILLFYVRRFIQRARMKEYSPKQVAGILSDDSVVLLDVRSREERNHQYIKGSMHIPVSEIAQKLHLLEKYKEKEIICYCHSGSRSMAAVSILHKHGFNAANMKGGMIEWNSQKLT; this comes from the coding sequence ATGACGGAATCACAAATAATTTTATATGCAATCTCAGCACTCATCCTTTTGTTCTATGTACGACGATTCATTCAGCGAGCGCGTATGAAAGAGTATTCACCAAAACAAGTCGCAGGAATATTAAGTGATGATTCTGTTGTTCTTCTCGACGTACGATCACGAGAGGAGAGAAATCATCAATACATCAAAGGGTCAATGCATATTCCTGTTAGTGAAATTGCGCAAAAATTGCATTTATTGGAAAAATATAAAGAAAAAGAAATCATTTGCTACTGCCATTCAGGAAGTAGAAGTATGGCGGCAGTGTCGATCTTACATAAGCATGGATTTAATGCCGCCAATATGAAAGGCGGAATGATAGAATGGAATTCACAAAAATTAACATAA
- the trxA gene encoding thioredoxin, producing the protein MAEQLTKGAFLQKVFNYETNKEWKFEGDIPAVIDFWAPWCGPCRMVGPIIDELSTEYAGKVNFYKVNVDDEQELAGVFGVRSIPSMLFVPKEGRPKMSIGALPKEALIDAIKNELSVSAN; encoded by the coding sequence ATGGCAGAGCAATTAACAAAAGGTGCTTTCTTACAGAAAGTATTTAATTATGAAACAAATAAAGAGTGGAAATTTGAAGGCGATATACCAGCAGTGATTGATTTTTGGGCTCCATGGTGCGGACCGTGCCGGATGGTGGGTCCTATTATCGATGAGCTATCAACAGAATACGCTGGTAAGGTAAATTTCTATAAAGTGAATGTAGATGACGAACAGGAACTTGCAGGAGTATTTGGCGTTCGAAGCATCCCCTCAATGCTGTTTGTTCCGAAAGAAGGAAGGCCAAAGATGTCCATTGGTGCATTACCGAAAGAGGCACTCATTGATGCCATTAAAAATGAATTAAGTGTTTCAGCGAATTAA
- a CDS encoding porin family protein, whose product MKNILLVSLVMLLAVSVAFSQFGIKGGINLGTVGGDDKSISTPDGKIDPKTSLGLVGGISYKLGLIMGLSIQPEVLYIQKGAIYEISGTMGNYYMNQKVTFAFNYIDIPILAKYNLPIPLLSPYIEGGVAYSVLLSAKEKEEMTTNFPGETSRTIETDIKDQYTKSDFSIIIGVGVEFLMLDVNARYVIGQTKLGKDDPTTLINEGDLKVYNRGFLLTAGIRF is encoded by the coding sequence ATGAAAAATATTCTATTAGTTTCTCTTGTGATGCTTCTTGCTGTCTCTGTAGCATTTTCTCAATTTGGCATTAAAGGAGGTATTAATCTCGGAACAGTTGGCGGAGATGATAAATCGATTAGCACTCCTGACGGTAAAATCGATCCCAAAACAAGTTTAGGTCTCGTGGGTGGAATTTCATATAAGCTTGGATTAATAATGGGTCTTTCTATCCAGCCGGAAGTATTGTACATTCAAAAAGGAGCTATCTACGAAATAAGCGGTACCATGGGCAATTACTATATGAACCAAAAAGTTACATTTGCTTTTAACTATATAGATATTCCCATTCTCGCAAAATATAATTTACCTATACCATTATTAAGTCCATATATCGAAGGGGGTGTAGCATATAGTGTCTTGCTTTCAGCAAAAGAAAAAGAAGAGATGACTACGAATTTTCCTGGAGAGACATCGAGGACTATTGAGACTGACATTAAAGACCAATATACAAAAAGCGATTTCTCTATTATTATCGGTGTCGGTGTCGAATTTCTCATGTTAGATGTGAATGCCCGATATGTGATCGGTCAAACGAAACTGGGGAAAGATGACCCAACAACGTTGATAAACGAAGGGGATTTGAAGGTTTATAATCGCGGATTCTTGTTGACCGCCGGTATAAGATTCTAA
- a CDS encoding periplasmic heavy metal sensor codes for MKRLTVMIAAVLMLFSAQLYSQLDDTKQIHKFMGKLNLTDEQKKDVEKIHFDAEKQTIAQKAKVETARIELQQLLKADAPDKASIEKKINDLADLKVQMHMIKINSWFAINKLLTPDQQKTWKKVLEYGPELQRHKMMRQMRNRHMPSPHPDAPMPK; via the coding sequence ATGAAACGACTTACAGTAATGATAGCGGCTGTTTTGATGCTCTTCAGTGCTCAATTGTACAGCCAGCTGGACGATACGAAGCAGATTCATAAGTTCATGGGGAAGCTTAATCTTACCGATGAACAAAAGAAGGATGTTGAAAAAATCCATTTCGATGCGGAGAAGCAGACAATTGCTCAAAAGGCGAAAGTGGAAACTGCGCGAATTGAACTCCAACAGCTCCTGAAGGCAGATGCCCCGGACAAAGCATCCATCGAGAAAAAGATCAACGATCTAGCAGATCTGAAAGTGCAGATGCATATGATCAAGATCAACTCGTGGTTTGCAATTAATAAATTGCTGACGCCCGATCAGCAAAAAACATGGAAGAAAGTGTTAGAGTATGGTCCAGAGCTTCAACGACACAAGATGATGAGGCAGATGAGAAACAGGCATATGCCGTCACCGCATCCAGATGCACCTATGCCAAAGTAA
- a CDS encoding lipocalin family protein — protein MNPIQLPSIVLGSPLIFILLNGCFVSKEMNTASIPAVKSFDLQRFLGTWYEVARLPHSFENGLDKVTATYTLRDDGKIDVLNRGFNTVKGEWKEAKGKARFKDPSTGTLLEVSFFWIFYSDYKVIILDTMNYSYAMVTSSSKKYLWILSRTPHLSDAISDTLIRKAGDWGFNISAIYKVPQE, from the coding sequence ATGAATCCAATTCAATTACCGTCGATCGTTTTGGGCTCCCCGCTTATTTTTATACTCTTGAACGGATGTTTCGTTTCGAAAGAAATGAACACGGCATCCATTCCAGCAGTGAAATCCTTCGACCTTCAACGATTCCTCGGAACATGGTATGAGGTTGCACGCCTTCCTCATTCGTTTGAAAATGGATTGGATAAAGTAACTGCTACGTATACGTTACGTGATGACGGTAAGATAGATGTACTCAATAGGGGATTCAATACAGTAAAAGGAGAATGGAAGGAAGCCAAAGGCAAGGCACGGTTCAAAGATCCTAGTACTGGAACTTTACTTGAAGTCAGCTTTTTCTGGATTTTCTACTCAGATTATAAAGTAATCATACTCGATACGATGAATTACTCTTATGCAATGGTGACAAGCAGTTCAAAGAAATATTTATGGATATTGAGTCGAACACCGCATTTAAGCGATGCAATCTCTGATACATTAATTCGTAAAGCTGGTGACTGGGGATTTAATATCTCTGCGATATATAAAGTACCTCAAGAATAA
- a CDS encoding DUF3276 family protein, whose product MDALFSKMLKAGSTTYFMDVKEAKNNKKYLSVTASQPAKEGEKKFTSRSVIVFSSVVDEFIGALKEANTVVNGEGEFTKRMKTGKITYFVDVKEAKNASRYLSITESQPSKEDPTKFSRRSITVFNNAANDFVGAVEEAVEHLK is encoded by the coding sequence ATGGACGCACTATTCAGCAAAATGCTCAAAGCGGGCTCTACCACCTATTTCATGGATGTGAAAGAGGCGAAGAACAACAAGAAATATCTCAGCGTTACAGCAAGTCAGCCGGCGAAGGAAGGCGAGAAGAAATTTACCAGTCGCAGCGTCATCGTCTTCAGCAGCGTTGTAGATGAATTCATCGGCGCACTGAAGGAAGCGAATACTGTTGTCAACGGTGAAGGTGAGTTTACAAAGAGGATGAAGACGGGGAAGATTACATATTTCGTGGATGTGAAAGAAGCGAAAAACGCCTCTCGATATTTGTCCATCACTGAAAGCCAGCCCTCGAAAGAAGATCCAACGAAATTTTCAAGACGAAGTATTACTGTGTTCAATAATGCCGCGAATGATTTTGTGGGAGCAGTCGAAGAGGCAGTTGAACATCTCAAGTGA
- a CDS encoding SDR family NAD(P)-dependent oxidoreductase produces MKLNDKCAIVTGGAMGIGLATSKRLLREGVVVTIWDLNQDALGQVKKELSTLGKVFLHQGDVTKKGQVYKLAKTAKKEMGKVDILINNAGYVSGGEFLERPDADWERTIDVNLTALLYTTRAFLPEMYDRNSGHIVNISSAAGTIGVAGLAVYAATKWAVWGLTESLRMEALKNGKSGVKFSTIHPGYIATGMFEGAKLGIPGRWIVPLVKNHDVIAKAIVTDALKKGKYSPKRPSTVNLNLRFRALMPDRWFQRFLIIMGVAGSMKTWHGRKQ; encoded by the coding sequence ATGAAACTTAATGATAAGTGCGCAATTGTCACCGGTGGAGCAATGGGTATCGGACTGGCCACAAGCAAACGACTTCTGAGAGAAGGCGTTGTCGTTACTATCTGGGATTTAAACCAGGACGCTCTCGGCCAAGTAAAAAAAGAACTTTCAACATTAGGAAAAGTGTTCCTTCACCAAGGTGATGTGACGAAGAAGGGTCAGGTGTATAAACTTGCCAAGACGGCAAAAAAAGAAATGGGGAAAGTTGATATCCTTATCAACAACGCAGGATATGTTTCCGGAGGAGAATTTCTCGAAAGGCCAGATGCAGATTGGGAAAGGACTATCGATGTGAATTTGACGGCATTACTTTATACAACAAGAGCGTTTCTCCCGGAAATGTACGATCGCAATAGCGGACATATCGTCAACATCTCTTCTGCTGCGGGAACTATTGGTGTTGCAGGGCTTGCAGTGTACGCTGCGACAAAATGGGCAGTGTGGGGATTAACAGAATCACTTCGCATGGAAGCTCTAAAGAATGGAAAATCTGGAGTAAAATTTTCGACTATTCATCCGGGATATATTGCAACGGGAATGTTCGAAGGGGCGAAATTAGGCATTCCGGGTCGATGGATCGTACCATTGGTCAAGAATCATGATGTCATTGCAAAAGCTATTGTAACGGATGCACTCAAGAAGGGAAAATATTCTCCCAAACGTCCAAGCACAGTCAATCTCAATCTTCGATTCCGAGCGTTGATGCCGGATCGGTGGTTCCAGCGTTTCCTTATCATCATGGGAGTCGCGGGGAGTATGAAAACATGGCACGGTCGAAAACAATGA
- a CDS encoding DUF302 domain-containing protein has translation MKYGFSKSTDLLFDDAVIRVTEELKKEGFGVLTTIDIKDTLKKKLNVDLSRYVILGACNPPFAYQAIQAEEEIGLLLPCNVIVFEKEGKTAVAAFDPMAMTKIVENSAIQPIAQEMKARLERVIAAV, from the coding sequence ATGAAGTACGGATTCTCAAAATCGACAGATCTCTTGTTCGATGATGCGGTAATCAGAGTAACAGAGGAATTGAAGAAAGAAGGATTCGGTGTCCTGACTACTATCGATATAAAAGACACGTTGAAGAAAAAACTTAATGTTGATTTATCAAGATATGTCATTCTTGGAGCCTGCAATCCGCCCTTTGCATATCAAGCAATACAGGCGGAAGAAGAAATCGGATTGTTGCTTCCCTGTAATGTTATTGTGTTTGAGAAAGAAGGGAAAACCGCTGTTGCAGCATTCGATCCAATGGCGATGACGAAGATCGTAGAGAATTCTGCTATCCAGCCGATAGCGCAAGAAATGAAAGCGCGGCTTGAGCGGGTGATAGCAGCAGTATAA